From the Syngnathoides biaculeatus isolate LvHL_M chromosome 10, ASM1980259v1, whole genome shotgun sequence genome, one window contains:
- the LOC133507088 gene encoding proline-rich transmembrane protein 3-like isoform X2: MESSSLLVITLALSLPSLGSFLNSHGISKERTQSTETVVHPVSEVVRRNSSVQGSGDRPDTLIRPIPEETGAQKEMTPVAGSAVTLRHSVTGTADSRSSVTMLNVVKSQDTHLKGRGARVDIPAKTGVDHPAQTRVFPPMTNFSGSGRPCVRSPCQHSYNGTNLLWDDMRRTLAFAWEIHVFGSAGLFILMASVAVLGMAVASGLPYPHCGVLMLANSTLIASGALRAVHLLLDPYGTRQIVSHATLAALQNVPMQLFLWAQVTLTLVTPRRFKLILFPVVLQQPHVVAGLLVSHCSVLLAADLHFTAFFPLFPLLLQMLSLSWGLPFCLEILLKSLSRFDMFLGSSVPRGVPSQRIERCAKRVTAVCACLGIMSCSLQICSLLWLYGLMGNWRRFGWCWWLSQFWARILELAWGSSLLVLGSWIFWMPARRHSRREVSKREGKTSGLWDRVLAWVRKGQLKRSEKKWRELMPNNLAKRNFSSASFSNSPMCPYDDQPSVIVSECKHDPSCSNNYDSQATLMWQRVGERECILSLIEFDTRPPSPINLRLNVDSALHHGQLLAGSLFTPPPPSWMHSDAENGTATFPPAYVGYGWMMDTESIPASLDHFQDREPTEPGNVATDHSYNGGSPKLEFSSRFAPSTHENDWSDEDVTDL, from the exons ATGGAGAGTTCTTCTCTGCTCGTCATTACTCTGGCATTGTCCCTCCCTTCACTCGGAAGCTTTTTGAATTCACACGGGATTTCAAAGGAAAGGACTCAAAGCACAGAGACCGTCGTCCATCCGGTTAGTGAAGTGGTCAGACGGAACAGCAGTGTGCAAGGCAGTGGAGACAGACCGGATACGCTAATCCGTCCTATTCCAGAGGAAACCGGGGCGCAGAAAGAGATGACACCGGTCGCGGGCTCCGCCGTCACTCTCCGTCACTCAGTGACCGGAACGGCCGACTCACGTTCTTCAGTGACGATGCTTAATGTTGTAAAATCACAGGATACGCATTTGAAGGGCAGGGGTGCAAGAGTTGATATCCCTGCTAAAACAG GTGTGGACCACCCTGCCCAAACGCGCGTGTTCCCCCCGATGACCAACTTCTCAGGATCTGGACGGCCCTGCGTTCGAAGTCCTTGCCAGCACAGTTACAACGGCACCAACCTGCTGTGGGACGACATGAGGCGCACGCTGGCGTTCGCCTGGGAAATTCACGTCTTCGGCTCGGCCGGCCTCTTCATTTTAATGGCGTCCGTGGCCGTTCTCGGAATGGCCGTCGCCTCCGGTCTCCCTTACCCCCACTGCGGCGTTCTGATGCTGGCGAACAGCACCCTGATCGCGAGCGGAGCCCTGCGGGCCGTCCACCTCCTACTGGATCCTTACGGTACTCGTCAGATCGTGTCTCACGCCACGCTGGCGGCGCTGCAGAACGTTCCCATGCAGCTGTTCCTGTGGGCTCAGGTCACGCTCACCCTTGTCACTCCCAGGAGGTTCAAATTGATCCTTTTCCCGGTCGTATTACAACAGCCCCACGTGGTCGCGGGCCTGCTTGTATCACATTGCAGTGTTTTGCTGGCAGCGGACTTACATTTCACTGCGTTCTTTCCGCTTTTCCCTCTTTTGCTGCAGATGCTCTCCCTCTCCTGGGGTCTTCCATTCTGTCTAGAAATACTCCTGAAATCCCTTTCCCGTTTCGACATGTTCCTCGGGTCATCAGTTCCTCGTGGGGTTCCATCACAAAGGATTGAGAGGTGTGCAAAGCGAGTTACGGCGGTTTGCGCTTGCCTCGGGATTATGTCCTGCAGCCTTCAGATTTGCAGCCTTCTCTGGCTCTACGGCCTGATGGGCAACTGGAGGCGCTTCGGTTGGTGCTGGTGGCTCAGCCAGTTTTGGGCCAGGATCCTTGAGCTAGCTTGGGGTTCCTCATTGCTGGTCTTGGGATCCTGGATCTTCTGGATGCCCGCCAGGAGGCACAGCAGACGCGAGGTGTCTAAAAGAGAGGGGAAGACGAGCGGTTTGTGGGACAGGGTCTTAGCCTGGGTCCGAAAGGGCCAGCTCAAAAGAAGCGAGAAGAAATGGAGGGAGCTGATGCCAAATAACCTGGCGAAACGCAATTTCTCTTCGGCAAGTTTCAGCAACAGCCCGATGTGTCCGTACGACGATCAACCGTCCGTCATTGTTTCCGAATGCAAGCATGATCCTTCCTGCAGTAACAACTACGACTCGCAGGCCACGCTCATGTGGCAAAGAGTCGGCGAGCGAGAATGCATCCTCTCGCTTATCGAATTTGACACGAGGCCCCCATCTCCCATTAACCTGAGGCTCAATGTCGACAGCGCTCTTCATCACGGGCAGCTCCTGGCCGGCAGCCTCTTCACGCCTCCCCCGCCCTCTTGGATGCACTCCGACGCGGAGAACGGGACGGCGACATTCCCGCCGGCTTACGTCGGCTACGGCTGGATGATGGATACGGAGTCCATTCCCGCGTCTCTGGACCACTTCCAAGACCGAGAGCCAACAGAGCCGGGCAACGTGGCCACCGATCACTCTTATAATGGAGGGTCCCCAAAATTAGAATTCAGTTCAAGGTTCGCACCGTCGACTCATGAAAATGATTGGTCAGATGAAGATGTCACAGACCTTTAA
- the LOC133507088 gene encoding proline-rich transmembrane protein 3-like isoform X3, with amino-acid sequence MTPVAGSAVTLRHSVTGTADSRSSVTMLNVVKSQDTHLKGRGARVDIPAKTGVDHPAQTRVFPPMTNFSGSGRPCVRSPCQHSYNGTNLLWDDMRRTLAFAWEIHVFGSAGLFILMASVAVLGMAVASGLPYPHCGVLMLANSTLIASGALRAVHLLLDPYGTRQIVSHATLAALQNVPMQLFLWAQVTLTLVTPRRFKLILFPVVLQQPHVVAGLLVSHCSVLLAADLHFTAFFPLFPLLLQMLSLSWGLPFCLEILLKSLSRFDMFLGSSVPRGVPSQRIERCAKRVTAVCACLGIMSCSLQICSLLWLYGLMGNWRRFGWCWWLSQFWARILELAWGSSLLVLGSWIFWMPARRHSRREVSKREGKTSGLWDRVLAWVRKGQLKRSEKKWRELMPNNLAKRNFSSASFSNSPMCPYDDQPSVIVSECKHDPSCSNNYDSQATLMWQRVGERECILSLIEFDTRPPSPINLRLNVDSALHHGQLLAGSLFTPPPPSWMHSDAENGTATFPPAYVGYGWMMDTESIPASLDHFQDREPTEPGNVATDHSYNGGSPKLEFSSRPHGFPLHAGLSKFWRFSFPGIYCGGTVEQLVKGWPHSTEDPGSMPAPACVEFACSLHACAGFLRALPHRKNMQH; translated from the exons ATGACACCGGTCGCGGGCTCCGCCGTCACTCTCCGTCACTCAGTGACCGGAACGGCCGACTCACGTTCTTCAGTGACGATGCTTAATGTTGTAAAATCACAGGATACGCATTTGAAGGGCAGGGGTGCAAGAGTTGATATCCCTGCTAAAACAG GTGTGGACCACCCTGCCCAAACGCGCGTGTTCCCCCCGATGACCAACTTCTCAGGATCTGGACGGCCCTGCGTTCGAAGTCCTTGCCAGCACAGTTACAACGGCACCAACCTGCTGTGGGACGACATGAGGCGCACGCTGGCGTTCGCCTGGGAAATTCACGTCTTCGGCTCGGCCGGCCTCTTCATTTTAATGGCGTCCGTGGCCGTTCTCGGAATGGCCGTCGCCTCCGGTCTCCCTTACCCCCACTGCGGCGTTCTGATGCTGGCGAACAGCACCCTGATCGCGAGCGGAGCCCTGCGGGCCGTCCACCTCCTACTGGATCCTTACGGTACTCGTCAGATCGTGTCTCACGCCACGCTGGCGGCGCTGCAGAACGTTCCCATGCAGCTGTTCCTGTGGGCTCAGGTCACGCTCACCCTTGTCACTCCCAGGAGGTTCAAATTGATCCTTTTCCCGGTCGTATTACAACAGCCCCACGTGGTCGCGGGCCTGCTTGTATCACATTGCAGTGTTTTGCTGGCAGCGGACTTACATTTCACTGCGTTCTTTCCGCTTTTCCCTCTTTTGCTGCAGATGCTCTCCCTCTCCTGGGGTCTTCCATTCTGTCTAGAAATACTCCTGAAATCCCTTTCCCGTTTCGACATGTTCCTCGGGTCATCAGTTCCTCGTGGGGTTCCATCACAAAGGATTGAGAGGTGTGCAAAGCGAGTTACGGCGGTTTGCGCTTGCCTCGGGATTATGTCCTGCAGCCTTCAGATTTGCAGCCTTCTCTGGCTCTACGGCCTGATGGGCAACTGGAGGCGCTTCGGTTGGTGCTGGTGGCTCAGCCAGTTTTGGGCCAGGATCCTTGAGCTAGCTTGGGGTTCCTCATTGCTGGTCTTGGGATCCTGGATCTTCTGGATGCCCGCCAGGAGGCACAGCAGACGCGAGGTGTCTAAAAGAGAGGGGAAGACGAGCGGTTTGTGGGACAGGGTCTTAGCCTGGGTCCGAAAGGGCCAGCTCAAAAGAAGCGAGAAGAAATGGAGGGAGCTGATGCCAAATAACCTGGCGAAACGCAATTTCTCTTCGGCAAGTTTCAGCAACAGCCCGATGTGTCCGTACGACGATCAACCGTCCGTCATTGTTTCCGAATGCAAGCATGATCCTTCCTGCAGTAACAACTACGACTCGCAGGCCACGCTCATGTGGCAAAGAGTCGGCGAGCGAGAATGCATCCTCTCGCTTATCGAATTTGACACGAGGCCCCCATCTCCCATTAACCTGAGGCTCAATGTCGACAGCGCTCTTCATCACGGGCAGCTCCTGGCCGGCAGCCTCTTCACGCCTCCCCCGCCCTCTTGGATGCACTCCGACGCGGAGAACGGGACGGCGACATTCCCGCCGGCTTACGTCGGCTACGGCTGGATGATGGATACGGAGTCCATTCCCGCGTCTCTGGACCACTTCCAAGACCGAGAGCCAACAGAGCCGGGCAACGTGGCCACCGATCACTCTTATAATGGAGGGTCCCCAAAATTAGAATTCAGTTCAAG ACCTCACGGATTTCCCTTACACGCAGGACTATCCAAATTCTGGAGATTTTCATTCCCTGGGATttattgtggcggcacggtggagcagctggtaaagggttggcctcatagtactgaggacccgggttcgatgccggcccccgcctgtgtggagtttgcatgttctctccatgcctgcgcgggttttctccgggcactcccacatcgcaaaaacatgcaacattaa
- the LOC133507088 gene encoding proline-rich transmembrane protein 3-like isoform X1: protein MESSSLLVITLALSLPSLGSFLNSHGISKERTQSTETVVHPVSEVVRRNSSVQGSGDRPDTLIRPIPEETGAQKEMTPVAGSAVTLRHSVTGTADSRSSVTMLNVVKSQDTHLKGRGARVDIPAKTGVDHPAQTRVFPPMTNFSGSGRPCVRSPCQHSYNGTNLLWDDMRRTLAFAWEIHVFGSAGLFILMASVAVLGMAVASGLPYPHCGVLMLANSTLIASGALRAVHLLLDPYGTRQIVSHATLAALQNVPMQLFLWAQVTLTLVTPRRFKLILFPVVLQQPHVVAGLLVSHCSVLLAADLHFTAFFPLFPLLLQMLSLSWGLPFCLEILLKSLSRFDMFLGSSVPRGVPSQRIERCAKRVTAVCACLGIMSCSLQICSLLWLYGLMGNWRRFGWCWWLSQFWARILELAWGSSLLVLGSWIFWMPARRHSRREVSKREGKTSGLWDRVLAWVRKGQLKRSEKKWRELMPNNLAKRNFSSASFSNSPMCPYDDQPSVIVSECKHDPSCSNNYDSQATLMWQRVGERECILSLIEFDTRPPSPINLRLNVDSALHHGQLLAGSLFTPPPPSWMHSDAENGTATFPPAYVGYGWMMDTESIPASLDHFQDREPTEPGNVATDHSYNGGSPKLEFSSRPHGFPLHAGLSKFWRFSFPGIYCGGTVEQLVKGWPHSTEDPGSMPAPACVEFACSLHACAGFLRALPHRKNMQH, encoded by the exons ATGGAGAGTTCTTCTCTGCTCGTCATTACTCTGGCATTGTCCCTCCCTTCACTCGGAAGCTTTTTGAATTCACACGGGATTTCAAAGGAAAGGACTCAAAGCACAGAGACCGTCGTCCATCCGGTTAGTGAAGTGGTCAGACGGAACAGCAGTGTGCAAGGCAGTGGAGACAGACCGGATACGCTAATCCGTCCTATTCCAGAGGAAACCGGGGCGCAGAAAGAGATGACACCGGTCGCGGGCTCCGCCGTCACTCTCCGTCACTCAGTGACCGGAACGGCCGACTCACGTTCTTCAGTGACGATGCTTAATGTTGTAAAATCACAGGATACGCATTTGAAGGGCAGGGGTGCAAGAGTTGATATCCCTGCTAAAACAG GTGTGGACCACCCTGCCCAAACGCGCGTGTTCCCCCCGATGACCAACTTCTCAGGATCTGGACGGCCCTGCGTTCGAAGTCCTTGCCAGCACAGTTACAACGGCACCAACCTGCTGTGGGACGACATGAGGCGCACGCTGGCGTTCGCCTGGGAAATTCACGTCTTCGGCTCGGCCGGCCTCTTCATTTTAATGGCGTCCGTGGCCGTTCTCGGAATGGCCGTCGCCTCCGGTCTCCCTTACCCCCACTGCGGCGTTCTGATGCTGGCGAACAGCACCCTGATCGCGAGCGGAGCCCTGCGGGCCGTCCACCTCCTACTGGATCCTTACGGTACTCGTCAGATCGTGTCTCACGCCACGCTGGCGGCGCTGCAGAACGTTCCCATGCAGCTGTTCCTGTGGGCTCAGGTCACGCTCACCCTTGTCACTCCCAGGAGGTTCAAATTGATCCTTTTCCCGGTCGTATTACAACAGCCCCACGTGGTCGCGGGCCTGCTTGTATCACATTGCAGTGTTTTGCTGGCAGCGGACTTACATTTCACTGCGTTCTTTCCGCTTTTCCCTCTTTTGCTGCAGATGCTCTCCCTCTCCTGGGGTCTTCCATTCTGTCTAGAAATACTCCTGAAATCCCTTTCCCGTTTCGACATGTTCCTCGGGTCATCAGTTCCTCGTGGGGTTCCATCACAAAGGATTGAGAGGTGTGCAAAGCGAGTTACGGCGGTTTGCGCTTGCCTCGGGATTATGTCCTGCAGCCTTCAGATTTGCAGCCTTCTCTGGCTCTACGGCCTGATGGGCAACTGGAGGCGCTTCGGTTGGTGCTGGTGGCTCAGCCAGTTTTGGGCCAGGATCCTTGAGCTAGCTTGGGGTTCCTCATTGCTGGTCTTGGGATCCTGGATCTTCTGGATGCCCGCCAGGAGGCACAGCAGACGCGAGGTGTCTAAAAGAGAGGGGAAGACGAGCGGTTTGTGGGACAGGGTCTTAGCCTGGGTCCGAAAGGGCCAGCTCAAAAGAAGCGAGAAGAAATGGAGGGAGCTGATGCCAAATAACCTGGCGAAACGCAATTTCTCTTCGGCAAGTTTCAGCAACAGCCCGATGTGTCCGTACGACGATCAACCGTCCGTCATTGTTTCCGAATGCAAGCATGATCCTTCCTGCAGTAACAACTACGACTCGCAGGCCACGCTCATGTGGCAAAGAGTCGGCGAGCGAGAATGCATCCTCTCGCTTATCGAATTTGACACGAGGCCCCCATCTCCCATTAACCTGAGGCTCAATGTCGACAGCGCTCTTCATCACGGGCAGCTCCTGGCCGGCAGCCTCTTCACGCCTCCCCCGCCCTCTTGGATGCACTCCGACGCGGAGAACGGGACGGCGACATTCCCGCCGGCTTACGTCGGCTACGGCTGGATGATGGATACGGAGTCCATTCCCGCGTCTCTGGACCACTTCCAAGACCGAGAGCCAACAGAGCCGGGCAACGTGGCCACCGATCACTCTTATAATGGAGGGTCCCCAAAATTAGAATTCAGTTCAAG ACCTCACGGATTTCCCTTACACGCAGGACTATCCAAATTCTGGAGATTTTCATTCCCTGGGATttattgtggcggcacggtggagcagctggtaaagggttggcctcatagtactgaggacccgggttcgatgccggcccccgcctgtgtggagtttgcatgttctctccatgcctgcgcgggttttctccgggcactcccacatcgcaaaaacatgcaacattaa
- the LOC133508077 gene encoding uncharacterized protein LOC133508077 isoform X2, giving the protein MYRRAPVLCFLLTSLGLCHGGISDVPGNSPPAGREGRLLFASVFPRVGPARHGSLAFTGKNPIEETQTTVFNNSLNARVKRLDPSVQCSDNTMSLKVKQARVPHFLVDNGDGVLIPVSQIPSRCGYLVRRSRRDLLFTAPYQGCYVSRRGGEYVLPLRLWGSTATMSCPAVSVPPSASCYPTGMVVKLGDVPETEVKVKACGSCRFAIDVSPEGLFLTAPYHKGLCVRTKDNVHSLSLLLTDVELSVKCPSLPDNKTATATFRDSAQHPHLLLPQYQASPGSLPPTRSPGVPSDALPKMFRHPQLHTALYPGQNPELHRLPSLHYPAYTSEISPQYFWFRRPVLPTHAPDNTRPYAAFVHPHYGFPYISQFPMAPWTYQSAPAPILPPTTTSPTVTTKVPSQHEEKPIISPKHQFHNHNLQSLWSFPLRLPDGRIQTIHGLKNPLPQFLAPHVYPRPDQIPVMYPPGKYFSRQQKPLYYPHPYLPVYFAPPMTASHGFSNPPANHPS; this is encoded by the exons ATGTATCGGAGAGCCCCCGTGTTATGTTTTCTCCTGACTTCACTCGGATTGTGTCACGGAGGGATTTCAGATGTTCCTGGAAATTCTCCTCCAGCGGGTCGAGAAGGGAGGCTACTCTTCGCCAGTGTTTTTCCACGGGTGGGCCCAGCACGGCACGGCTCGCTGGCTTTCACTGGGAAGAACCCCATTGAAGAAACGCAAACTACTG tgtTCAACAACAGTTTGAATGCCAGAGTCAAACGCTTGGACCCGTCGGTGCAATGCAGTGACAACACCATGTCTCTCAAGGTCAAACAGGCCAGAGTGCCACATTTTCTTGTGGACAATG GTGATGGGGTGCTCATCCCAGTGTCTCAAATACCCTCCAGATGTGGCTACTTGGTGCGGAGGTCCCGGAGAGACTTGCTCTTCACCGCCCCGTACCAGGGTTGCTACGTTAGCCGACGG GGTGGTGAGTATGTACTGCCCCTGCGTCTGTGGGGCTCCACAGCGACGATGTCTTGCCCCGCTGTGTCAGTGCCACCTTCAGCTTCCTGTTACCCCACAGGAATGGTCGTCAAGCTTGGCGACGTCCCAGAAACTGAAGTCAAAGTGAAAG CGTGCGGCAGTTGTAGGTTCGCCATTGACGTGTCCCCTGAAGGACTATTTCTCACTGCCCCCTACCACAAAGGCTTGTGCGTCAGGACTAAG GACAACGTGCATTCTTTGTCCCTTCTCCTGACTGATGTTGAACTTTCAGTCAAGTGTCCCTCCTTACCAGACAACAAGACGGCAACGGCAACATTTCGCGATAGCGCTCAACACCCCCATTTGTTACTCCCACAGTACCAAGCGTCTCCTGGATCTTTGCCTCCTACGCGAAGTCCCGGCGTGCCTTCAGACGCATTGCCAAAAATGTTTCGACATCCACAGTTGCATACTGCGCTGTACCCTGGACAGAATCCGGAACTCCACCGATTACCTTCACTTCACTACCCAGCATATACTTCAGAGATTTCGCCTCAATACTTTTGGTTTCGCAGACCAGTACTACCGACTCATGCTCCAGATAACACTAGACCTTATGCTGCCTTTGTACATCCACATTATGGATTTCCATACATCTCCCAATTCCCGATGGCACCTTGGACTTACCAATCGGCGCCTGCTCCAATACTGCCTCCCACCACTACTTCTCCCACCGTAACTACAAAGGTCCCCTCCCAACATGAAGAGAAGCCAATTATCTCTCCAAAGCACCAAtttcataatcataatttacaaTCTCTCTGGTCCTTCCCACTGAGGCTACCAGATGGACGAATTCAAACTATTCACGGTCTGAAGAACCCCCTCCCGCAGTTCTTAGCGCCACACGTTTACCCCCGTCCTGATCAGATCCCGGTTATGTATCCCCCTGGTAAATATTTTTCTCGACAGCAAAAGCCCCTTTATTACCCACACCCTTATCTGCCGGTATACTTTGCCCCTCCGATGACGGCGTCGCACGGCTTTTCAAATCCTCCTGCCAACCATCCGTCGTAG
- the LOC133508077 gene encoding uncharacterized protein LOC133508077 isoform X1 translates to MYRRAPVLCFLLTSLGLCHGGISDVPGNSPPAGREGRLLFASVFPRVGPARHGSLAFTGKNPIEETQTTVFNNSLNARVKRLDPSVQCSDNTMSLKVKQARVPHFLVDNGDGVLIPVSQIPSRCGYLVRRSRRDLLFTAPYQGCYVSRRGGEYVLPLRLWGSTATMSCPAVSVPPSASCYPTGMVVKLGDVPETEVKVKVSDTWRSLSSACGSCRFAIDVSPEGLFLTAPYHKGLCVRTKDNVHSLSLLLTDVELSVKCPSLPDNKTATATFRDSAQHPHLLLPQYQASPGSLPPTRSPGVPSDALPKMFRHPQLHTALYPGQNPELHRLPSLHYPAYTSEISPQYFWFRRPVLPTHAPDNTRPYAAFVHPHYGFPYISQFPMAPWTYQSAPAPILPPTTTSPTVTTKVPSQHEEKPIISPKHQFHNHNLQSLWSFPLRLPDGRIQTIHGLKNPLPQFLAPHVYPRPDQIPVMYPPGKYFSRQQKPLYYPHPYLPVYFAPPMTASHGFSNPPANHPS, encoded by the exons ATGTATCGGAGAGCCCCCGTGTTATGTTTTCTCCTGACTTCACTCGGATTGTGTCACGGAGGGATTTCAGATGTTCCTGGAAATTCTCCTCCAGCGGGTCGAGAAGGGAGGCTACTCTTCGCCAGTGTTTTTCCACGGGTGGGCCCAGCACGGCACGGCTCGCTGGCTTTCACTGGGAAGAACCCCATTGAAGAAACGCAAACTACTG tgtTCAACAACAGTTTGAATGCCAGAGTCAAACGCTTGGACCCGTCGGTGCAATGCAGTGACAACACCATGTCTCTCAAGGTCAAACAGGCCAGAGTGCCACATTTTCTTGTGGACAATG GTGATGGGGTGCTCATCCCAGTGTCTCAAATACCCTCCAGATGTGGCTACTTGGTGCGGAGGTCCCGGAGAGACTTGCTCTTCACCGCCCCGTACCAGGGTTGCTACGTTAGCCGACGG GGTGGTGAGTATGTACTGCCCCTGCGTCTGTGGGGCTCCACAGCGACGATGTCTTGCCCCGCTGTGTCAGTGCCACCTTCAGCTTCCTGTTACCCCACAGGAATGGTCGTCAAGCTTGGCGACGTCCCAGAAACTGAAGTCAAAGTGAAAG TATCTGACACGTGGAGGTCCCTTTCATCAGCGTGCGGCAGTTGTAGGTTCGCCATTGACGTGTCCCCTGAAGGACTATTTCTCACTGCCCCCTACCACAAAGGCTTGTGCGTCAGGACTAAG GACAACGTGCATTCTTTGTCCCTTCTCCTGACTGATGTTGAACTTTCAGTCAAGTGTCCCTCCTTACCAGACAACAAGACGGCAACGGCAACATTTCGCGATAGCGCTCAACACCCCCATTTGTTACTCCCACAGTACCAAGCGTCTCCTGGATCTTTGCCTCCTACGCGAAGTCCCGGCGTGCCTTCAGACGCATTGCCAAAAATGTTTCGACATCCACAGTTGCATACTGCGCTGTACCCTGGACAGAATCCGGAACTCCACCGATTACCTTCACTTCACTACCCAGCATATACTTCAGAGATTTCGCCTCAATACTTTTGGTTTCGCAGACCAGTACTACCGACTCATGCTCCAGATAACACTAGACCTTATGCTGCCTTTGTACATCCACATTATGGATTTCCATACATCTCCCAATTCCCGATGGCACCTTGGACTTACCAATCGGCGCCTGCTCCAATACTGCCTCCCACCACTACTTCTCCCACCGTAACTACAAAGGTCCCCTCCCAACATGAAGAGAAGCCAATTATCTCTCCAAAGCACCAAtttcataatcataatttacaaTCTCTCTGGTCCTTCCCACTGAGGCTACCAGATGGACGAATTCAAACTATTCACGGTCTGAAGAACCCCCTCCCGCAGTTCTTAGCGCCACACGTTTACCCCCGTCCTGATCAGATCCCGGTTATGTATCCCCCTGGTAAATATTTTTCTCGACAGCAAAAGCCCCTTTATTACCCACACCCTTATCTGCCGGTATACTTTGCCCCTCCGATGACGGCGTCGCACGGCTTTTCAAATCCTCCTGCCAACCATCCGTCGTAG